Proteins from one Burkholderia oklahomensis C6786 genomic window:
- the mdcA gene encoding malonate decarboxylase subunit alpha translates to MTGWNDARDARAARLAAAAPLAQRKRVAARDATALLEAVLRPGDRVCIEGDNQKQADLLAAALAAVDGAKVHDLHMVQSGVVLPEHLDVFERGIAKRLDYAYSGPQSQRIAKLLFGGKIELGAVHTYLELFARYFIDLTPHVALVAAVSADADGNLYTGPNTEDTPTVVEATAFKHGVVIAQVEKIVDRVPRVDIPGDRVHFVVEAGRPFYVEPLFTRDPAGITETQILTAMLALKGIYARYGVKRLNHGIGFNTAAIELLLPTYGERLGLKGKVCTHWALNPHPTLIPAIESGWVEQIHCFGSEVGMDDYIRARSDIFFTGVDGSLRSNRAFCQTAGLYACDMFIGSTLQIDLAGHSSTVTSERIAGFGGAPNMGSDARGRRHPSEPWIKAGEEADPATPAALRRGRKLVVQIGETFGERNAPMFVEKLDALRLAGRLSLDLAPVMVYGDDVTHVVTEEGIANLLLCRDADEREHAIRGVAGYTEIGRGRDRRLVERLRERGVIRRPEDLGIDPLDADRRLLAARSIKDLVHWSDGLYAPPSRFRNW, encoded by the coding sequence ATGACGGGATGGAACGACGCCCGCGACGCACGCGCCGCGCGCCTCGCGGCGGCCGCGCCGCTCGCGCAGCGCAAGCGGGTGGCCGCGCGCGACGCGACCGCGCTGCTCGAGGCGGTGCTGCGGCCGGGCGACCGCGTCTGCATCGAAGGAGACAACCAGAAGCAGGCGGACCTCCTCGCCGCGGCGCTCGCCGCCGTCGACGGCGCGAAGGTGCACGACCTGCACATGGTGCAGTCGGGCGTCGTGCTGCCCGAGCATCTCGACGTGTTCGAGCGCGGGATCGCGAAGCGGCTCGACTATGCCTACTCGGGCCCGCAGTCGCAGCGGATCGCGAAGCTCCTGTTCGGCGGCAAGATCGAGCTCGGCGCGGTGCACACGTATCTCGAGCTCTTCGCGCGCTACTTCATCGACCTGACGCCGCACGTCGCGCTCGTCGCCGCGGTGAGCGCGGACGCCGACGGCAATCTCTACACCGGCCCGAACACCGAGGACACGCCGACCGTCGTCGAAGCGACCGCGTTCAAGCACGGCGTCGTGATCGCGCAGGTCGAGAAGATCGTCGATCGCGTGCCGCGTGTCGACATTCCGGGCGACCGCGTGCACTTCGTCGTCGAAGCGGGGCGGCCGTTCTACGTCGAGCCGCTCTTCACGCGCGATCCGGCGGGCATCACCGAGACGCAGATCCTCACCGCGATGCTCGCGCTCAAGGGCATCTACGCGCGCTACGGCGTGAAGCGCCTCAATCACGGGATCGGCTTCAACACGGCGGCGATCGAGCTCTTGCTGCCGACCTACGGCGAGCGGCTCGGGCTCAAGGGCAAGGTCTGCACGCACTGGGCGCTGAACCCGCATCCGACGCTCATTCCCGCGATCGAGTCCGGCTGGGTCGAGCAGATCCATTGCTTCGGCTCCGAAGTCGGGATGGACGACTACATTCGCGCGCGCTCCGACATCTTCTTCACGGGCGTCGACGGCTCGCTGCGCTCGAACCGCGCGTTCTGCCAGACGGCGGGCCTCTACGCGTGCGACATGTTCATCGGCTCGACGCTGCAGATCGATCTCGCGGGCCACTCGTCGACGGTCACGAGCGAGCGGATCGCGGGCTTCGGCGGCGCGCCGAACATGGGCAGCGACGCGCGCGGGCGGCGTCATCCGAGCGAGCCGTGGATCAAGGCGGGCGAGGAGGCCGATCCGGCAACGCCCGCGGCGCTGCGGCGCGGGCGCAAGCTCGTCGTCCAGATCGGCGAGACGTTCGGCGAACGGAATGCGCCGATGTTCGTCGAGAAGCTCGATGCGCTGCGGCTCGCCGGCAGGCTGTCGCTCGATCTCGCGCCGGTGATGGTGTACGGCGACGACGTCACGCACGTCGTGACCGAGGAGGGAATCGCGAACCTGCTGCTGTGCCGCGACGCCGACGAGCGCGAGCACGCGATCCGCGGCGTCGCCGGCTACACGGAGATCGGCCGCGGGCGCGACCGCAGGCTCGTCGAGCGGCTGCGCGAGCGCGGCGTGATCCGGCGCCCGGAGGATCTCGGCATCGATCCGCTCGACGCCGACCGGCGGCTCCTCGCCGCGCGCTCGATCAAGGATCTCGTGCATTGGTCGGACGGCCTGTACGCGCCGCCGTCCCGATTCCGCAATTGGTGA
- the madL gene encoding malonate transporter subunit MadL → MIIYGTALLAFCHLAGLFLGDLLGAAIGAKTNVGGVGIAMLLLIGLRLYLHRRGWLPKETESGIAFWGAMYIPVVVAMAANQNVVAALKGGPVALLSAAGAVAVCAVCIAVLARVGRDATALSALPQPEEN, encoded by the coding sequence ATGATCATCTACGGAACCGCGCTGCTCGCGTTCTGCCATCTGGCCGGGCTCTTCCTCGGCGATCTATTGGGCGCCGCGATCGGCGCGAAGACCAACGTCGGCGGCGTCGGCATCGCGATGCTGCTCCTCATCGGCCTGCGGCTCTACCTGCATCGGCGCGGCTGGCTGCCGAAGGAGACCGAGTCCGGCATCGCGTTCTGGGGCGCGATGTACATCCCGGTCGTCGTCGCGATGGCGGCCAATCAGAACGTCGTCGCCGCATTGAAGGGCGGACCCGTCGCGCTGTTGTCGGCGGCGGGCGCGGTCGCCGTGTGCGCGGTCTGCATCGCGGTGCTCGCGCGCGTCGGCCGCGACGCGACCGCGCTGTCGGCGCTGCCGCAACCCGAAGAGAACTGA
- the madM gene encoding malonate transporter subunit MadM — MIDMLGKVVAHNGLVASFALVGCIMFASAALSKQLTFGRVHGSAIAILIGLALAYVGGAYTGGEKGIADVPFFAGVGLMGGAMLRDFAIVATAFEVQPAEARKAGLIGVASLLLGTVLPFVVGASVARAFGYSDAVSMTTIGAGAVTYIVGPVTGAAIGASSDVIALSIATGLVKAIIVMVGTPFAANFMGLRTPRAAMIFGGLAGTVSGVSAGLAATDRRLVPYGALIATFHTGVGCLLGPSLLFFATKAAVGA; from the coding sequence ATGATCGACATGCTCGGAAAAGTCGTCGCGCATAACGGACTCGTCGCGTCGTTTGCGCTCGTCGGCTGCATCATGTTCGCGTCGGCGGCGCTGTCGAAGCAGCTCACGTTCGGCCGCGTGCACGGCTCGGCGATCGCGATCCTGATCGGCCTCGCGCTCGCGTACGTCGGCGGCGCGTACACGGGCGGCGAAAAGGGAATCGCCGACGTGCCGTTCTTCGCGGGCGTCGGCCTGATGGGCGGCGCGATGCTGCGCGACTTCGCGATCGTCGCGACCGCGTTCGAAGTGCAGCCCGCCGAGGCGCGCAAGGCGGGGCTCATCGGCGTCGCGTCGCTGCTGCTCGGCACCGTGCTGCCGTTCGTCGTCGGCGCGAGCGTCGCGCGCGCGTTCGGCTATTCGGACGCCGTCAGCATGACGACGATCGGCGCGGGCGCCGTCACGTACATCGTCGGGCCCGTGACGGGCGCGGCGATCGGCGCGAGCTCCGACGTGATCGCGCTCAGCATCGCGACGGGACTCGTGAAGGCGATCATCGTGATGGTCGGCACGCCGTTCGCGGCGAATTTCATGGGGCTGCGCACGCCGCGCGCGGCGATGATCTTCGGCGGGCTCGCGGGCACGGTGAGCGGCGTGAGCGCCGGGCTCGCGGCGACCGACCGGCGCCTCGTGCCTTATGGCGCGCTGATCGCGACGTTCCATACGGGCGTTGGCTGCCTGCTCGGGCCGTCGCTGCTGTTCTTCGCGACGAAGGCGGCGGTGGGCGCATGA
- a CDS encoding 3-hydroxyacyl-CoA dehydrogenase NAD-binding domain-containing protein → MKIQRIAVVGAGVIGASWTAFYLSKGFDVAVTDPAPDARTRLDAALSNFLGERAATLASRLAFEPTLDAALDGADFVQENGPERLDFKRDLYRRIDALLPAHVLVASSSSGLRMSDIQRACDAHPQRCLVAHPFNPPHLIPLVELVGGAATSADAIAQAKRFYDGLGKVTIVLNKEMAGHVANRLAAALFREVYHLVGEGVVSVEDADKAVSWGPGLRWGLMGQSLVYHLGGGEGGIEHFLEHLSGPMTTWWSDLGAPSFSPDVDRKLIDALREIQGARSMAELGAERDRLLVELIDARRDSFLP, encoded by the coding sequence ATGAAGATTCAACGGATCGCCGTCGTCGGCGCCGGCGTGATCGGCGCGAGCTGGACCGCGTTTTATCTGTCGAAGGGCTTCGACGTCGCCGTTACCGATCCCGCGCCCGACGCCCGCACGCGGCTCGACGCCGCGCTCTCGAACTTTCTCGGCGAGCGCGCCGCGACGCTCGCTTCACGGCTCGCGTTCGAACCGACGCTCGACGCCGCGCTCGACGGCGCGGACTTCGTGCAGGAGAACGGCCCCGAGCGTCTCGACTTCAAACGCGACCTGTATCGCCGGATCGACGCGCTGCTGCCCGCGCACGTGCTCGTCGCGTCGAGTTCGTCGGGGCTCAGGATGTCGGACATCCAGCGCGCATGCGACGCGCATCCGCAGCGCTGTCTCGTCGCGCATCCGTTCAATCCGCCGCATCTGATTCCGCTCGTCGAGCTGGTTGGCGGCGCGGCGACGTCGGCCGACGCGATCGCGCAAGCGAAGCGCTTCTACGACGGCCTCGGCAAAGTGACGATCGTGCTCAACAAGGAGATGGCGGGCCACGTCGCGAACCGGCTCGCGGCCGCGCTCTTTCGCGAGGTGTATCACTTGGTCGGCGAGGGCGTCGTGAGCGTCGAGGATGCGGACAAGGCCGTGTCGTGGGGGCCGGGCCTGCGCTGGGGGCTGATGGGGCAGAGCCTCGTCTACCATCTCGGCGGCGGTGAAGGCGGCATCGAACATTTTCTCGAGCACCTGTCGGGCCCGATGACGACGTGGTGGAGCGATCTCGGCGCGCCGTCGTTCTCGCCCGACGTCGACCGCAAGCTGATCGACGCGCTGCGCGAGATCCAGGGCGCGCGCTCGATGGCCGAACTCGGCGCGGAGCGCGATCGTCTGCTCGTCGAATTGATCGACGCGCGGCGCGACAGCTTCCTGCCCTGA
- a CDS encoding DUF4148 domain-containing protein: protein MNTLRFLVTTAAVATSVLTATSALASTSDASLGKTRAQVRAELIQAYRDGVIPTSDGDYPPSQATIDANRARLAAANPAWAREQQ, encoded by the coding sequence ATGAATACGCTACGCTTTCTCGTCACGACGGCCGCCGTCGCGACGTCCGTGCTGACCGCGACGTCGGCGCTCGCATCGACGTCCGATGCGTCGCTAGGCAAGACGCGTGCACAGGTGCGCGCGGAGCTGATCCAGGCGTACCGCGACGGCGTGATCCCGACGTCGGACGGCGACTATCCGCCGAGCCAGGCGACGATCGACGCGAACCGCGCGCGCCTCGCGGCGGCCAATCCCGCGTGGGCGCGGGAACAGCAGTAA
- the mdcC gene encoding malonate decarboxylase acyl carrier protein: MEQLNYRHTAHARAKGDAGWALVGVVASGNLEVLVERVLPDTECEVDIRTAAVGFGDVWQAVVADFVERRSPGGLRLSVNDGGARPDMVSLRLAQAVRAIEGDVR; the protein is encoded by the coding sequence ATGGAACAGTTGAACTACCGCCACACCGCGCATGCGCGCGCGAAGGGCGACGCGGGGTGGGCGCTCGTCGGCGTCGTCGCGTCGGGCAATCTCGAAGTGCTCGTCGAGCGCGTGCTGCCCGACACCGAATGCGAAGTCGACATCCGCACGGCCGCCGTGGGCTTCGGCGACGTCTGGCAGGCGGTCGTCGCCGATTTCGTCGAGCGCCGCTCGCCGGGCGGGCTGCGCCTGTCCGTCAACGACGGCGGCGCGCGGCCCGACATGGTGTCGCTGCGGCTCGCGCAGGCGGTGCGCGCGATCGAAGGAGACGTGCGATGA
- a CDS encoding LysR substrate-binding domain-containing protein, with product MGLAMRPLPPELLRSFVAVAQTGSFTAASERVSLSQSTVSQHIRRLEELLDRPLFERDTRNVRLAPNGEALFRYAVRILELMDEAVASVCGPPLSGKVRLGLSEDFALTHLTAALVSFVQRNPEVELEIATGLSGDLFDALDAGRHDLVFAKRIAGSRRGRVIRTEPLYWCTGPDSPLTGREPVLPLALHPEPSVSRRRVLETLDAIGRPHRIAVASSSIAVLRAAASAGLGVSAFAGYVIPHGLAKLEADLPPLGDLEYVIDRPANASRSALALEATLVAAAHEF from the coding sequence GTGGGTTTAGCAATGCGTCCGTTACCGCCTGAACTGCTGCGCAGTTTCGTCGCCGTCGCACAGACGGGCAGCTTCACCGCCGCGTCCGAGCGCGTGAGCCTGTCGCAATCGACGGTGAGCCAGCACATCCGCCGCCTCGAAGAGCTGCTCGACCGGCCGCTCTTCGAGCGCGACACCCGCAACGTGCGGCTCGCGCCGAACGGCGAAGCCCTGTTCCGCTACGCGGTGCGCATTCTCGAGCTGATGGACGAAGCCGTCGCGTCGGTCTGCGGGCCGCCGCTGTCGGGCAAGGTGCGGCTCGGCTTGTCGGAGGATTTCGCGTTGACGCACCTGACGGCCGCGCTCGTGAGCTTCGTGCAGCGCAATCCGGAGGTCGAGCTCGAGATCGCGACGGGCTTGTCCGGCGATCTGTTCGACGCGCTCGATGCCGGCCGGCACGATCTCGTGTTCGCGAAACGGATTGCGGGCAGCCGGCGCGGGCGCGTGATCCGCACCGAGCCGCTGTACTGGTGCACGGGCCCCGATTCTCCGCTCACGGGACGCGAGCCGGTGCTGCCGCTCGCGCTGCATCCGGAGCCGAGCGTGTCGCGTCGGCGCGTGCTCGAAACGCTCGACGCCATCGGACGGCCGCACCGGATCGCCGTCGCGAGCAGCAGCATCGCGGTGCTGCGCGCGGCGGCGAGCGCGGGGCTCGGCGTCAGCGCGTTCGCCGGATACGTGATCCCGCACGGGCTCGCGAAACTCGAAGCCGATCTGCCGCCGCTCGGCGATCTCGAATACGTGATCGACCGGCCCGCGAACGCGTCGCGCTCGGCGCTCGCGCTCGAGGCGACGCTCGTCGCGGCCGCGCACGAGTTCTGA